In Candidatus Acetothermia bacterium, the following are encoded in one genomic region:
- a CDS encoding lipoyl domain-containing protein translates to MDIVVPELGEVEEVKLVRWLKAAGEEVEAGEAVAEVEADKAVFVIEAPSTGILAEARVSEGGTTRPGEIIGRVKPG, encoded by the coding sequence GTGGACATCGTCGTGCCCGAACTTGGGGAGGTCGAGGAGGTTAAGCTCGTACGCTGGCTCAAGGCAGCGGGCGAGGAAGTGGAAGCTGGGGAGGCGGTGGCCGAGGTCGAGGCGGACAAGGCGGTGTTCGTCATCGAGGCCCCGTCGACCGGGATCCTCGCCGAAGCCCGTGTGAGCGAGGGCGGGACAACCCGTCCCGGGGAGATCATCGGTCGGGTGAAGCCAGGGTGA